A window of Mangifera indica cultivar Alphonso chromosome 11, CATAS_Mindica_2.1, whole genome shotgun sequence contains these coding sequences:
- the LOC123230003 gene encoding probable methyltransferase PMT24, with translation MALGKLSRVGGRKSSDYCSTITVVMFVSFSLVGVWMLMSSSVVPMQNSDSSSQAIIDEVKQELTGSENFEETSSELPKNEIQRDGNGIPVKESIVVDTQEEKSVTESNDEATVSNHIVKEEQESSDKKTKSEEKSKTQVENDEGERSAESESKSGFGDSKSEAEGGISNKIAPNESEGSLGENKTESVEVIQTDKVVSQNQDKNLDQNIGDDIKNAEQNIGDNNKSSEQNIGDKKKNSEQKIEDNNMESHEKVKESIENFPAADQSEILNETNTQNGAWSTQTVESQKEKESEQSSILKDQNHYSWKLCNTAAGPDYIPCLDNWQTIRRLPSTKHYEHRERHCPEEAPTCVVPMPEGYRRSIKWPKSRTKIWYYNVPHTKLAELKGHQNWVKVEGEYLTFPGGGTQFKNGARHYIDFIQNSRPDIAWGNRSRVILDVGCGVASFGGFLFDKDVLAMSFAPKDEHEAQVQFALERGIPAILSVMGTKRLPYPSSVFDLIHCARCRVPWHIEGGTLLLELNRLLRPGGYFVWSATPVYQKLPEDVGIWKAMSALTKSMCWDLKTIKKDKLNGVAAAIYQKPTSNNCYDKRPKNEPPLCKESDDPDAAWNVSLQPCMHRIIVDKSKRGSQWPLQWPLRLEKPPYWLNSEVGVYGKAAPEDFTTDYQHWKNVVSNSYLNGLGIDWSNMRNVMDMKAVYGGFAAALKDLKLWVMNVVPIDSPDTLAIIYERGLFGLYHDWCESFNTYPRTYDLLHADHLLSIIKKRCNLKAVIAEVDRILRPDGNLIVRDNVETIGEVERLLKSLQWEIQMVYTTDNEGMLCAHKTYWRPGESENIKSAIF, from the exons ATGGCATTGGGGAAGCTTTCCCGAGTTGGTGGAAGGAAGTCTTCCGATTATTGTTCAACAATTACTGTAGTCATGTTTGTCAGTTTTTCTTTGGTGGGGGTTTGGATGCTAATGTCCTCATCGGTTGTGCCCATGCAAAATTCAGATTCTTCGTCTCAGGCAATTATAGATGAAGTGAAACAAGAACTCACGGGTTCTGAGAACTTTGAAGAGACTTCAAGTGAGTTACCAAAGAATGAAATACAAAGGGACGGCAATGGTATTCCTGTAAAAGAGAGCATAGTGGTGGATACTCAGGAAGAGAAGAGTGTGACAGAGAGCAATGATGAAGCAACTGTTTCTAACCATATTGTAAAGGAAGAGCAGGAGAGTTCTGACAAGAAGACTAAGTCTGAAGAGAAGTCCAAGACACAGGTTGAAAATGATGAGGGCGAGAGAAGTGCAGAGAGTGAATCTAAATCTGGATTTGGAGATTCAAAGTCAGAAGCTGAAGGtggaatttcaaataaaattgcACCGAATGAATCAGAGGGGAGCTTGGGTGAAAACAAAACTGAGTCAGTTGAGGTTATTCAGACTGACAAAGTGGTTTCTCAAAATCAGGACAAGAATTTGGATCAAAATATTGGAGACGATATAAAGAATGCAGAACAAAATATTGGAGACAATAATAAGAGTTCAGAACAAAATATTGGAGACAAGAAGAAGAATTCAGaacaaaaaattgaagacaatAACATGGAAAGCCATGAAAAGGTTAAGGAGTCAATTGAAAATTTCCCTGCTGCTGACCAGtcagaaattttgaatgaaactaATACACAAAATGGTGCATGGTCGACTCAAACGGTTGAGTCACAAAAGGAGAAGGAATCAGAACAATCTTCAATCTTGAAGGACCAGAATCACTATAGCTGGAAGCTTTGTAATACCGCTGCTGGGCCAGATTACATCCCTTGCCTTGACAATTGGCAAACTATCAGAAGGCTTCCGAGTACAAAGCATTATGAACATCGAGAAAGGCACTGCCCTGAAGAAGCTCCCACCTGTGTTGTTCCCATGCCAGAAGGATATAGACGCTCAATTAAGTGGCCTAAAAGCAGGACTAAG ATATGGTACTATAATGTTCCACACACAAAACTTGCAGAGCTTAAGGGGCATCAAAATTGGGTTAAAGTTGAAGGTGAATACCTTACTTTTCCTGGTGGTGGAACTCAGTTCAAGAATGGTGCTCGTCATTACATTGATTTCATTCAAAAT TCACGCCCTGATATTGCGTGGGGGAATAGAAGTCGTGTAATATTGGATGTTGGTTGTGGTGTGGCCAGCTTTGGGGGGTTTCTTTTTGATAAAGATGTCCTTGCAATGTCATTTGCCCCCAAGGATGAGCATGAAGCCCAAGTGCAATTTGCTCTTGAGCGGGGAATCCCTGCCATATTATCTGTTATGGGCACCAAGAGACTACCATATCCCAGTTCAGTGTTTGACCTTATCCACTGTGCCCGATGTAGGGTCCCTTGGCATATTGAAG GTGGCACTCTTCTTTTGGAGCTCAATCGTCTTTTGCGACCTGGTGGTTACTTTGTCTGGTCTGCCACTCCAGTTTACCAAAAGCTTCCAGAAGATGTTGGCATTTGGAAAG CAATGTCTGCTCTAACAAAGTCAATGTGCTGGGATTTGAAGACTATTAAGAAGGACAAATTGAATGGTGTTGCTGCAGCAATATATCAAAAGCCAACATCAAATAACTGTTATGATAAAAGACCTAAAAATGAGCCTCCACTATGCAAAGAGTCTGATGATCCTGATGCTGCCTG GAATGTATCCCTTCAGCCATGCATGCATAGAATAATAGTAGATAAGTCAAAGCGTGGGTCTCAATGGCCTCTCCAGTGGCCACTGAGGTTGGAGAAACCACCTTATTGGTTGAATTCTGAGGTTGGCGTTTATGGCAAAGCTGCTCCTGAGGATTTCACAACTGATTACCAGCATTGGAAAAATGTTGTCTCCAATTCATATTTGAATGGTCTAGGGATTGACTGGTCAAACATGAGGAATGTCATGGACATGAAAGCTGTATACGGAGG GTTTGCTGCAGCATTGAAGGACTTGAAACTGTGGGTTATGAATGTTGTTCCCATTGATTCTCCAGACACACTTGCAATAATCTATGAAAGGGGTTTGTTTGGATTATATCATGATTGGTGCGAGTCATTCAACACCTACCCTAGAACTTATGATCTTCTTCATGCTGATCATCTCCTGTCAATTATCAAAAAGAG GTGCAATTTGAAGGCAGTTATTGCAGAAGTTGATAGGATTCTGAGGCCAGATGGAAACCTGATTGTACGAGATAATGTGGAAACCATTGGCGAGGTTGAGCGCTTGCTTAAATCCCTACAGTGGGAAATCCAAATGGTTTACACCACAGACAACGAAGGAATGCTTTGTGCTCACAAGACTTATTGGCGACCTGGAGAGTCAGAAAACATTAAGTCAGCAATTTTCTAA
- the LOC123229230 gene encoding magnesium dechelatase SGRL, chloroplastic-like isoform X2: protein MACHSAYCSAFSPSPPRGFYAKFNSSRRYICKPIHLSPITSRRASYNTLVSEAVRLLGPPASFEASKLKVDFMGESMNDYSRILPRTYILSHCDFTANLTLTISNVINIEQLRGWYIKDDVVAEWKKVKDDICLHVHCYVSGPSLLRDLAAEFRYHIFSKEMPLVLEAVLHGDSVLFREHPQLMNASVQVYFHSSSKNYNRVEHWGPLKDAAEVSLVA from the exons ATGGCCTGTCATTCTGCTTACTGTTCTGCCTTTTCACCATCACCACCGAGGGGTTTTTATGCCAAATTCAACTCTTCAAGAAGATACATTTGTAAACCTATTCACCTTTCTCCCATCACCAGCCGTAGAGCTTCTTATAACACTCTTGTTTCTGAG GCTGTTAGGCTATTGGGACCGCCAGCAAGTTTTGAAGCTTCAAAGCTGAAAGTTGATTTCATGGGAGAGAGCATGAATGACTATTCTAGAATTCTTCCAAGGACATACATCCTATCACATTGTGACTTTACGGCTAACTTAACCTTGACTATCTCCAACGTAATCAACATTGAACAG TTAAGAGGGTGGTATATCAAAGATGACGTAGTAGCTGAGTGGAAGAAAGTGAAAGACGATATCTGTTTACATGTTCACTGCTATGTGAGTGGCCCCAGTCTCCTGCGGGACCTTGCAGCTGAGTTTAGATACCACATATTCTCTAAGGAAATGCCTTTG GTTCTTGAAGCTGTGCTACATGGAGATTCAGTACTTTTCAGGGAACATCCTCAGCTGATGAATGCCTCAGTCCAGGTTTACTTCCATTCAAGCTCAAAAAATTACAATCGCGTGGAACATTGGGGGCCACTCAAGGATGCTGCAGAGGTATCATTAGTTGCATAA
- the LOC123229230 gene encoding magnesium dechelatase SGRL, chloroplastic-like isoform X1 gives MACHSAYCSAFSPSPPRGFYAKFNSSRRYICKPIHLSPITSRRASYNTLVSEAVRLLGPPASFEASKLKVDFMGESMNDYSRILPRTYILSHCDFTANLTLTISNVINIEQLRGWYIKDDVVAEWKKVKDDICLHVHCYVSGPSLLRDLAAEFRYHIFSKEMPLVLEAVLHGDSVLFREHPQLMNASVQVYFHSSSKNYNRVEHWGPLKDAAEGRLEGRIQGLLTTNEGSLSRKMWRRPKSIFQAVFAFLL, from the exons ATGGCCTGTCATTCTGCTTACTGTTCTGCCTTTTCACCATCACCACCGAGGGGTTTTTATGCCAAATTCAACTCTTCAAGAAGATACATTTGTAAACCTATTCACCTTTCTCCCATCACCAGCCGTAGAGCTTCTTATAACACTCTTGTTTCTGAG GCTGTTAGGCTATTGGGACCGCCAGCAAGTTTTGAAGCTTCAAAGCTGAAAGTTGATTTCATGGGAGAGAGCATGAATGACTATTCTAGAATTCTTCCAAGGACATACATCCTATCACATTGTGACTTTACGGCTAACTTAACCTTGACTATCTCCAACGTAATCAACATTGAACAG TTAAGAGGGTGGTATATCAAAGATGACGTAGTAGCTGAGTGGAAGAAAGTGAAAGACGATATCTGTTTACATGTTCACTGCTATGTGAGTGGCCCCAGTCTCCTGCGGGACCTTGCAGCTGAGTTTAGATACCACATATTCTCTAAGGAAATGCCTTTG GTTCTTGAAGCTGTGCTACATGGAGATTCAGTACTTTTCAGGGAACATCCTCAGCTGATGAATGCCTCAGTCCAGGTTTACTTCCATTCAAGCTCAAAAAATTACAATCGCGTGGAACATTGGGGGCCACTCAAGGATGCTGCAGAG GGACGATTAGAAGGACGTATTCAAGGTTTATTGACTACAAATGAAGGTTCCCTGTCTCGCAAAATGTGGCGAAGGCCAAAATCCATTTTCCAAGCTGTGTTTGCCTTTCTTCTTTGA